The Hornefia porci genome contains the following window.
CTCTTCTTCTCATCAATATCATATAAATCAGCCATAAAACGGGCAGTCTCCATACTTGTAAAAAACTGCCCATACCTTTTACGCTCTTTTTTCGGCATACTGTCTATATATTCGTTTGTAAGTCTTATAACTTTTTCCAGCATATTCCACCTACCTGCAAGACTTTTATTTCCTGTTATTATACTATAACTCAATCCTGTTTTCAACGCTCTTTAACGAACATTTGTTCTTTTTTATTTCTCAGATTTCACCGGCATCCAAAAATCAAAAATGCATTTTTAATCCACCTTTCTCTCGCAACCCGCCGTCCTGCGCCTCCTCTTTCAGTCGGCTTGCACCGCTCGCTGCCCGTCAGTCCACCGGACTGACGGGTTTCACGCTCGCGCCCTTTTGGAGACCTGCCCGATGAGCCATGTGAATCGCCGGCAGGTCCCATGTCAGGAGCGCAGCGCTTCAGCGCGTGGCGCTCTACGGCCCGGGTTCGATTCCCTTTTTCTCTATCCCACGAAAAAAACGGCTTCCTTTTCAGGATGCCGTTTTTTTCGTGGAGCGGGCGAAGGGAATCGAACCCTCAACGCAAGCTTGGGAAGCTCGAATTTTACCACTAAACTACGCCCGCATATGCGGCCGGTGAAACCGGCCAACGATATTATACTATCTTTTGTTCAAAACTTCAACTACTTTGGCGGGAATCCTGCGGCATTTCTCTTCTGAGACGGACGCCAGCGAGACGCGCAGTCCCATGGCCAGCGGCACCAGGAAGATGCCCTCCGCTTCCAGCTCACGGCTGGCGGAAGCCGGATCATCACAGGGAATCGATGCGAAGAATCCGCCGTCGTAGGGAAGAATCGGCAGACCGGCCCGCGCCGCCTCCTCTTCAAAGGCGCGGCCGCGCTTCAGAAGCATGTCGCGGATCTCCTTCCTTTCCTTTGTGACCCGATCCAGAAGATCCTTATCGGCGAAGATATTGGCGATGATGCTCTGGCCGACTCTGGGGCTGTTGGACCAGGACGCGCGGGAGGAAAACTCGCAGACACGGACGAACTCGTCCGCAATCTCCTCATTCGGCGCGAGGCAGATCATCGCTCCGCACCGCAGTCCGTACAGAGTGAACGTCTTGGACATGCTGAACGCCAGAATCGGGAGGACATTCGCAGGCAGCTCCTCCAGATACGGAAGGAAGCTTCTGTATTCGTCTTCATCTCCGGCAAAATCAATATACGCAGTGTCCACCAGCAGCGCGATGCGCTTTTCCGGTTCCTGCGACGACAGGATGCCGATCACCTTCTGCCAGTCCGAATCAGTCAGCGAATACCCCGTCGGATTCTGTGCCGGCGTATTCAGAATGATAATCAGGCGGTCCTGCTTCTCCAGCATTTCTCCGACCCGTTTGCGGAAATCCTCTGCGTTGAAGCCGTGATTCTCGTCAAACAGACGGAAGGTCGCAATGCTGCGTCCCTGCTCAGCCGCAATGGTTTTGTAGGGAGACCAGTGCCAGTCAGTCGTCAGAATCTGATCTCCCGGACAGGAATAGTTGGCGATGGTGTTCCGCAGCGACCCGGTACCTCCCGGCGTTGCCACAGCGCGCACCTGCCCCTTGGGCTCGTAGTTCCTCAACGCCGCCCGTATCGCCGCCTTCCGGAATTCGGGCGTTCCCCCGATGGGCGCGTACTGGGCGTATTCCACCGGCTCAAGGCCCATGAACGTATCATCCACCGAAGAAAGCACCAGCAGTTCTCCCTCATCGTCCAGAAGAGCGCCGATAGTCGCATTGATGACTTTGTCCTCACCGACGTCCTCCGCCATTTCCCGGGCTCTGCGGCTGATGCCGAAGATCACATCTTCCTTAGGAATGTTTCTGCCGTTCGCGGCAGCCATAATAAAATCTGACATAGCAATCTCCCCCTGCGCATAGTTTTTGTACAAAATTCTGTTCTATTATATTCCAAACCGCACCGGTTTACAAGAGTTCAGAGGGTTTTTCAGCGGAGGTTCTGCCCTGCCGCGTCCGATTCGTCCTACAGTGCCTTCCTCAGGCGCATGAAGCTGATGCTCTTGCCTGCGGCGGAGAATTTGTCCTCATACTCCGTTGTCACATATTCCGAAGGCGCCTTCGCAACATGCAGATCCCTCGTCACTTCCTCCACGACGAAGAACCCCTGCTTCAGCACCTGCTCCAGCGAATACTCGAACAGCCCGTCGTTATCAGTCTTGAACTCCAGGATTCCTCCCGGGCTGAGAACACGGGCGTACTCCTTCAGCTTCTCACCGCTGGTGAGTCTCCGCTTGGCGTGGCGCTCCTTGGGCCACGGATCGCTGAAATTCAGAAAGATCCAGTCCACCTCTCCGTCCGCGAATATTTCATCCAGAGAACGGATATACTGCAGCACGAAGCGGACGTTCTCACTTCCCGTTTCTCTCTCCTTCTCCAGCGCGTGAAGCGCCACGCTCCTGTGCCCTTCAAAGCCCAGGAACATCCAGTCCGGGTGACGTTCAGACATTCTCGTGATGAACTGACCCTTGCCGCATCCAATCTCAATGGCGAAGGGACGGTTCCCTGCAAACTCTTCTCTCCAGCGCCCTCTGTATTCGCCGGGGCTGTCAATGCAATACTGTCGGAAGGCCTCGATTTTACTGTCGAGATCCTTTATCTTTCTCTGCCTCAATCTGCTTCCTCCGCTAAAACATAATGCGCATTCCTATGATTACTCCCAGGAACAAAAACATCCCGGCCAGACACAGTGCGTCCGCCCGTCCCATCTTCATTCCGTTCATCCTCGTTCTTCCCGCGCCGCCCCGGTAGCACCGGGCCTCCATCGCCATAGCGAGATCCTGCGCGATCCGGAAGGCGCTGACAAAGAGCGGAACCAGAATCGGAATCAGCGATTTCGCCCGGGCGAAAATGTTTCCGCTCTCAAAATCCGCGCCGCGGGCCTGCTGCGCTTTAATGATTTTGTCGGTTTCCTCCATCAGCGTCGGGATGAACCGAAGAGCGATGGACATCATCATGGCGATCTCATGCGTGGCGACCCCGACTTTGTTCAGCGGGCTCAGCAGGCGTTCGATACCGTCCGTCAGGCTGATGGGCGTCGTCGTCAGAGTCAGCAGCGACGTACCGATGATCAGCAGAATCAGACGGATACTCATGAACACCGCCGTATACAGACCGTTATCCGTCACGCGCAGCGGACCGATATGGTACAGCACTCTGCCGTCAATCATGAAAATGTTCAGGCAGAAGGTGAAAATCAGGATAATCAGAATCGGCTTGAGCCCTCTCATGATAAACCCCGGCGGCACTCTGGAGATCCCGACGACCACCGCCAGCACGCCTGCGCAGACCGCGAATCCCGGAAAATCGTTCACGATAAACAGCTCGATAATATACAGAACCGCCGCTGTTATTTTCACTCTCGGATCCAGCCGGTGCACAAAGGATTGCACCGGATAATACTGACCCAGCGTAATATCTCGGATCATTTCGCTTTGCTTCCTCTCAGATAATCATAAATCGACTCCTCCGCCTCCCGCAGCGTCAGCGCTCCGATATCGACGTCGATTCCTCTCTCCTTCAGCTGATACATCATTTCTGTCGCCGGCGGCACATCCAGCGCAATCGCCGCAAGCCGGTCCCGCTGACGGAATACCTCCTTCGGCGTTCCCACCGTGATCAGCTTGCCCCGATCCATAACCATCACTTTGTCCGAAAGCGCGGCCACATCGTCCATATTATGGGAGACAAAAATAATGATATTCTGCTGTGATTCATGTACCTTGCGGATCATTGCCATAATCTCGTCATGGGAGCCCGGATCAAGCCCCGCGGTGGGCTCGTCCAGAATCAGCACCTGCGGTTTCATGGCGATGACGCCGGCGATGGCGACCCGGCGCTTCTGCCCTCCGGAAAGCTCAAAGGGCGATCGCTCAGCCACCTCGCCGTAGTCCAGTCCGACAAGCTCCAGCGCGTCACGGACGCGTTCGTCGATTTCGTCCTTCCGCAGTCCCAGATTTCCGGGGCCGAACGCCACATCCGCAGCGACGGTCTCCTCAAACAGCTGGTATTCCGGATACTGAAAGACCAGCCCGACCCTACGCCGCACATCCCGCATGGAAATCCCCGGGCGGGTAATCTCCGTTCCGCCGACGATAATCGTGCCCCCGTGAGGCTTCAGCAGGCCGTTCAGCTGCTGCAGCAGCGTGGATTTACCGCTTCCCGTGTGGCCGATGATACCCGCCACCTCGCCGTCATAGATATCGAAATTGATATTGTCCAGGGCGACAGTCTCACTGGTCAGACCTTCGTTATATATGTATGAAAGATTTCTTACCTGTATTGACATACAAACTCCACCATGTCCTCCGGCGTAATTACATCCTCCGGAACGTCAATTCCTCTGCTGCGCAGCGCCGCCGCGATTTCCACCGCCACCGGCACATCCAGACTGACCTCAAGCATACGCTCCCGCCTGGAAAACACCTCTGCCGGAGTACCGTCCAGCAGGACCCTGCCTTTGTCCATGATAATGACGCGATCCGCTCTCACCGCCTCATCCATGAAATGCGTGATCAGGATCACGGTGATCCCCTCCTCATGCAGCTGCTGTATGATCTTCATGATGTCGCGCCGCCCCCGCGGATCCAGCATCGCAGTCGGTTCGTCGAAGATAATACATTTCGGGCGCATGGCGATGACGCCGGCAATGGCGACACGCTGCTTCTGTCCTCCGGAAAGCTGATGGGGCGCTTTGTGCCGGTACTCACCCATTCGCACGGACGACAAAGCCATGTCCACACGCTCCCGGATTACGGACGGCTCCACACCGAGATTTTCCGGGCCGAACGCCACATCGTCCTCCACAATGGAAGAAACCAGCTGATTGTCCGGGTTCTGAAAGACCATGCCGGCGGTCTGGCGGATCTCCCAGATATGCTCATCGTCGCGGGTGTCCCATCCGTCTACAAGGACCGTCCCCTCCGTGGGAACAAAGAGGCCGTTCAGATTCTTGGCCAGCGTGGATTTTCCGGACCCGTTGCGGCCGATGACTGCGACAAAGCTGCCCTCCTCGATGTCCAAGGTAACGCCGTCGATGGCGCGGACCGGCTCTCCGTCCTCTTCCTTCTCATATTCAAATATAAGATTTCTGATCTGTATTATACTGCTCATACTGCCTCCGGGCAGGCCGGCGCATTTCGCGCGTCTCCTCTGTCCCTGCCCATAGATAATATATTATACTACAAAAAAGCCACGTCCCGCAACATTTCAATTTTGCGGGACGCGTGACCGCGGTCAGCCTCAGTGCTCCGGAATAATCAGCCGCAGCGCGCCGGGGCAGATTTCAACCTCCAGCCCCGAAGTATCGGCAATCTCACCGTCCACACAGGTCAGAAAACTCTCACTGTCCTTCGGTATCAAGTGGACGCGGCGGCATTTCTTTGTGATCAGAAGATCTCCGACATCCTTTCTCTCCAGATGCCTTCCCCGGGCGAAATCCGGAAAAAAACGGAGGAACTGCCGCCGGCTCACATAATTGATGATGTTCAGATCCAGCATGCCGTCCACGAGACTTGCCTGGGGAGCAGACTTAATCCCGCCTCCGCAGTAGGAGCCGTTGCATACCGCGCAGAGGAGCATGCTTCCGTCGATAATCTTTTCGCCGTCGCCGTACACGGTAAGCCGTATGCCTTCCCTGCGCACAAACTTTTCAAACACTGCCAGCATATACGCCGCAGAGCCGGCCAGGAGCGGACGCTCCTTCAGCTGCGCGGCTCTCGCCACCACATTGCAGTCGAATCCGTTGTTGATCATATTGACACAGAACCGGTTCACATCGATACCGCCGAGCCGGCCTCTGCACCGCAGCAGATCGATTTGCCGCGGTGCTCCCGTCAGCTGCT
Protein-coding sequences here:
- a CDS encoding pyridoxal phosphate-dependent aminotransferase; amino-acid sequence: MSDFIMAAANGRNIPKEDVIFGISRRAREMAEDVGEDKVINATIGALLDDEGELLVLSSVDDTFMGLEPVEYAQYAPIGGTPEFRKAAIRAALRNYEPKGQVRAVATPGGTGSLRNTIANYSCPGDQILTTDWHWSPYKTIAAEQGRSIATFRLFDENHGFNAEDFRKRVGEMLEKQDRLIIILNTPAQNPTGYSLTDSDWQKVIGILSSQEPEKRIALLVDTAYIDFAGDEDEYRSFLPYLEELPANVLPILAFSMSKTFTLYGLRCGAMICLAPNEEIADEFVRVCEFSSRASWSNSPRVGQSIIANIFADKDLLDRVTKERKEIRDMLLKRGRAFEEEAARAGLPILPYDGGFFASIPCDDPASASRELEAEGIFLVPLAMGLRVSLASVSEEKCRRIPAKVVEVLNKR
- the trmB gene encoding tRNA (guanosine(46)-N7)-methyltransferase TrmB, with translation MRQRKIKDLDSKIEAFRQYCIDSPGEYRGRWREEFAGNRPFAIEIGCGKGQFITRMSERHPDWMFLGFEGHRSVALHALEKERETGSENVRFVLQYIRSLDEIFADGEVDWIFLNFSDPWPKERHAKRRLTSGEKLKEYARVLSPGGILEFKTDNDGLFEYSLEQVLKQGFFVVEEVTRDLHVAKAPSEYVTTEYEDKFSAAGKSISFMRLRKAL
- a CDS encoding energy-coupling factor transporter transmembrane component T family protein, which codes for MIRDITLGQYYPVQSFVHRLDPRVKITAAVLYIIELFIVNDFPGFAVCAGVLAVVVGISRVPPGFIMRGLKPILIILIFTFCLNIFMIDGRVLYHIGPLRVTDNGLYTAVFMSIRLILLIIGTSLLTLTTTPISLTDGIERLLSPLNKVGVATHEIAMMMSIALRFIPTLMEETDKIIKAQQARGADFESGNIFARAKSLIPILVPLFVSAFRIAQDLAMAMEARCYRGGAGRTRMNGMKMGRADALCLAGMFLFLGVIIGMRIMF
- a CDS encoding energy-coupling factor transporter ATPase, which gives rise to MSIQVRNLSYIYNEGLTSETVALDNINFDIYDGEVAGIIGHTGSGKSTLLQQLNGLLKPHGGTIIVGGTEITRPGISMRDVRRRVGLVFQYPEYQLFEETVAADVAFGPGNLGLRKDEIDERVRDALELVGLDYGEVAERSPFELSGGQKRRVAIAGVIAMKPQVLILDEPTAGLDPGSHDEIMAMIRKVHESQQNIIIFVSHNMDDVAALSDKVMVMDRGKLITVGTPKEVFRQRDRLAAIALDVPPATEMMYQLKERGIDVDIGALTLREAEESIYDYLRGSKAK
- a CDS encoding energy-coupling factor transporter ATPase, with the protein product MSSIIQIRNLIFEYEKEEDGEPVRAIDGVTLDIEEGSFVAVIGRNGSGKSTLAKNLNGLFVPTEGTVLVDGWDTRDDEHIWEIRQTAGMVFQNPDNQLVSSIVEDDVAFGPENLGVEPSVIRERVDMALSSVRMGEYRHKAPHQLSGGQKQRVAIAGVIAMRPKCIIFDEPTAMLDPRGRRDIMKIIQQLHEEGITVILITHFMDEAVRADRVIIMDKGRVLLDGTPAEVFSRRERMLEVSLDVPVAVEIAAALRSRGIDVPEDVITPEDMVEFVCQYR
- a CDS encoding diacylglycerol/lipid kinase family protein, with the protein product MKHIFIINPAAGRGKETETLRQEILRETRLRLIEAVIHRTNARGDAERTAARYAAELKGEEARVYACGGDGTLNEVINGVAGYQNISVGMIPIGTGNDTIRNFPPSEKAFRSVAEQLTGAPRQIDLLRCRGRLGGIDVNRFCVNMINNGFDCNVVARAAQLKERPLLAGSAAYMLAVFEKFVRREGIRLTVYGDGEKIIDGSMLLCAVCNGSYCGGGIKSAPQASLVDGMLDLNIINYVSRRQFLRFFPDFARGRHLERKDVGDLLITKKCRRVHLIPKDSESFLTCVDGEIADTSGLEVEICPGALRLIIPEH